Proteins from one Aspergillus nidulans FGSC A4 chromosome VIII genomic window:
- a CDS encoding uncharacterized protein (transcript_id=CADANIAT00001023), whose amino-acid sequence MKQSTVALLGVGMLGGAAALPAGQLANGPQDAASMHNLQARQVAGTNEQGIVPPVTDYVFGSPPVIPYPTWGMFAPGTEFNADAFAAAFLEVGGLPSSTSTTVSEASVTPAASPIPAVATAGTSISTPAASAATSAVSRATPA is encoded by the exons ATGAAGCAATCTACAGTTGCGCTCCTTGGAGTCGGCATGCTGGGCGGCGCCGCTGCTTTGCCCGCAGGACAGCTTGCCAACGGCCCTCAGGACG CAGCCTCCATGCATAACCTCCAGGCGCGCCAAGTTGCCGGGACCAATGAGCAAGGCATCGTGCCACCGGTCACCGATTACGTGTTTGGCTCTCCTCCAGTTATACCTTATCCTACTTGGGGCATGTTTGCTCCGGGAACCGAGTTCAATGCTGATGCATTCGCCGCTGCGTTCCTTGAAGTTGGCGGTCTGCCatcgtcaacttcaactACGGTTTCTGAGGCTTCTGTGACTCCAGCAGCCAGTCCCATCCCTGCGGTGGCCACTGCTGGAACCTCAATCTCGACTCCAGCGGCTTCTGCAGCGACCTCTGCTGTTTCAAGGGCTACTCCTGCCTAG
- a CDS encoding uncharacterized protein (transcript_id=CADANIAT00001024) → MPSVLQALGTRGPGHVPHHCARFGVGRGQEDLIQTRQREAVQDIVLLSSGSFASPRVPSYPDITKYKRRLFHTARLGLPVHRRAIRDFKAHWVG, encoded by the exons ATGCCGAGCGTATTGCAAGCATTGGGGACTAGAGGCCCGGGCCATGTTCCGCACCATTGTGCGAGGTTTGGCGTGGGACGAGGACAAGAAGATCTG ATACAAACAAGGCAGAGAGAAGCAGTTCAAGACAttgtcctcctctcctcgGGCTCTTTTGCAAGTCCTCGTGTCCCCAGCTACCCGGATATCACCAAGTACAAGAGGAGGCTCTTCCACACCGCACGCTTGGGACTGCCAGTTCACAGGCGAGCCATTAGAGATTTCAAAGCTCACTGGGTTGGCTGA